Part of the Triticum aestivum cultivar Chinese Spring chromosome 4D, IWGSC CS RefSeq v2.1, whole genome shotgun sequence genome is shown below.
tgtcttcatatttattgttttcaatattaattgacgcgacctcattcttcatgatgAACCGTTCCATCGCGTAGGGGCCTATGGATATCAggcgtctatgtcggcatcacatgatacgtgggggagtgatcaacatcccgaggacaacatacaggctcagatgtcgcagcacacccagtggatgaacatgttttcgactcctccaccaggccccacacaggatacacaacatgaccagggagagtctgagattcctcctcgtcacgttagggcacccgacaggttgggatggtccccgattccagatccgcctccccgccaggccagacgtcgtcactgacgcttctatgtatctgtatcagtagagacattaccatctatttctgtgtaagacttatgtctattctatgtatgagacaaatgactatgtacttatgtacgagacatatgcctactctattttagtactctgttatcggaactacaagatcatatgtagatagaacataatattcatacaacgagacattgCAAGCAAatagatagaactacatctaaattaaatggtacgtaactgaactcacaacatacagcataaaaactacatgaagtcatcatcgtcatatgttcgcgccaactttttcccgccacccgtttcccgccacccgtttccctccacccgtttcccgccacccgtttcccgccaaccctttcccgccatatcgcagccgttctttcccgccattttctcctctctacctataaaacccccttcagacggagctgCATAAGCATTGTAGTGTGCTGGTGGTAAATTGGAGCactgtggtggaggtgaagctgttgttcgtcgttcttcgttcgagccggagcaccggcagtttggtggccgccGTTCGTCCTTCATccttcgcacgcacgcttcaagggtatatttaagcccacattttatttttcgtacGTGTTCCGGTAGTTTTTGttaatatatttagatgtcaactaattaatctgtcaatatttgtagttgctacggcaaatattcgtaatataaTTGTAGGAgggtgaattgtattagttgctccgttaatattctgtaatatatagcttcgtaatatatagacatgtctaatatttgttagtggggATATTAAGGGGTAGGGTACGTACTCAATGCGATTTGTGTGTTGCAGATGGCTGAGAGtactcagtgggtgcttagccctattgttcatgtccaaggcttgtctccaagtgttgtgcaagttagtgaagtggacctcacttttgattggttgaagactaaattcatgttgaagcaagggttgaaggaagacgattttgtgtactacgtcagcaggaagcattcagatggccctggggaaagaaaattgattgacataactgatgatggcaagattcaagaaatgttgagcgaatgggaatggaaaagggttgttcagttgcattgctacaggaaaccgagttatatgtgatgcATTTGTCATTCGAGATCCGCCTCCCCGGCAGGCCAGACGTCGTCATTGCCGCTCCTAtgtatcagtagagacattaccatctatttctgtgtgagaacttatgtctattctatgtatgagacaaatgactatgtacttatgtacgagacatatgcctactctacaagatcatatttagatagaacataatattcatacaacgagacattacaaacaactagatagaactacatccaaattaaatggcacgtaactgaactcacaacatacagcataaaaactacatgaagtcatcatcgtcatcctcgatcgatgcagaactcttgcccttcgacgatgaagaacgcttgcccttcgacgatgcaaaaaccttgcccttcgatgatgaagaactcttgcccttcgacgatgcagaaaccttgcccttcgatgatgaagaactcttgcccttcgacgatgcagaacccgaaagcggcggcatgaagatatcatcttcgtcctcgctctcctcagtccataaacatggattatttgctgcaatccttctgaaagtttcactcttcggcaccactaccttcttccacctgtcatgcaacctaagaagttctttacgtacctcctcataggtcctttcaggccacccagaactacgtaattggtgagccaactcattcattatggtgtcactaccggtgagttcgtcccatggaactatcttattatccatcctgaaatcggtagctagcctcagaagagtcctgctcatcccagggtgaaaactacgatcgaaaggataatgggacatctgaactacactacactgcaatgcttatccagctccgtctgaagggggttttatagatagagacgagaaaatggcgggaaagaacgactgcggtatggcgggaaaggttggcgggaaatgggaggagggaaacgggtggcgggaaacgggtggcgggaaattgtttggcgggaaatgggtggcgggaaatgggtggccgGAAATggatggcgggaaatgggtggcgagAAAAGCGCAGTTTGGAAATGTCGATAACTTTCAAAACAAATGTTCATCACAATGGAAAAAGGTTCCCGCCTTTCAAAAAATGCatgcaattttttttggaaaatatgataAGAAATGGTTCGTGCCACTAAATGAATGTACGTCACCTTTGCTGGAAATATTCTCGTGTTTCCAAAAAATATCCATGACATTCTACAAATGgtactcccttcatcccataatataagatgataTTACAATCAATATACTCACATATCACGTGGGTTAACAAATGTTTAGATGGATCATGACATTTTAAGAAAATATTCGCGTGTTTCTAAAAAAAGTTTGTGAAAATTTCAGaaaagcatttaaaaaaatgttgtgtGGTTTAAAAAAATGGTATTTCCATTAAAAATGTATTTGAAGAAATGTTACCATGTATTCATAACGTGTTAAAATATAtacttttaaaaaatattcacgtgTATTATTAAAAATAGgcatgcaccagtcggcccacagcaggccaactGAGCATAGTCGGCCCACTACAGGCCTATCGGTgtactgcaggccgactgggccctgtcggccaactgcaggccgactgggcttgAATTTGCTGGCCGACagcccaatcggccagcagcaaACTGATGGGCctccagtcggcctgctgtgggccgactgggctCTGTCGGCCTGCAGTAGGCCGATGgtgtattatttttaaaaaatcTTTTTTTTGCGTATTATTTctgtaatttttttaaaaaaatgtattatttaaaaaaaattagccacGCCGACAGGCCGCTGCCTCCCCCCTCGCGACGTGGCACGACCAACCAACGGCCGCCGCGTGGCTGCCCGGCCTGCAGTCGGCCTCCTGATAGCCGATCGGCCTACTGTGGGCCGACTGGGCTCAGTCGGCCTGCagtgggccgacggtgtattattcttGCAAATTCTTTTTTCTGCgtattatttctgtaatttaaaaaaaattattatttaaaaaaatttagCCACTAGTAGGTCACTTGCCTAAACGCTCCGCCGCCATTTGTTTTCGATCTGTTGTCTCAAAAAAAATGTTTTTGATCTGCGCCTCCAGTCCGCGCTGAACGTTGCGAAAGCCATGGATTCGACGGGAGCCCTGCCCGACGACGCGCTCGCAAACATCCTCCGCCGCCTCCCGGCATCTGACCTCGCCGCGTCCCGCTGCGTGCGCAAGGCGTGGTGCGCCGTCGTCCACGCCCATCGGCTGTTGCTTCCGCACTTTCTCCCGCGTGCGGTGCGCGGCATCTTCGTCAACTACATCGACTACAGCCGCCCGCGCTTCTTCGCCCGCCCCTCGACGGAGCGGCCCGCGATAGACGGCGATCTTGGCTTCTTGCCTGGGTACAACAGGGATTTTGAGCCAATTGTGGATCACTGCAACGGCCTCCTTATCTACGGCAATGAGTGGAGGGGGTTCTTCGTGGTCAACCCTGCCACGAGACGGTGGGagcgtctcccacgccttgatgcCAAGAACTACAACACGTACCTCGTGTTTGATCTTGCCGTGTCACCGCATTACCAAGTGTTCGCGATTACGCAGGTGCCCGAGAAAGTTGTTCCAGCCCAACCACAACCAGTGCCCGACAAGAAGCCACCAACACCCTTCTGCCCCGCTGAGTTTTTCTCGTTGTTTGAAGATGCGCCAGAAGTACTCACCAAGGACTTGGAAGAGGACTGCGAAGATGGGCCATCGGAATTGTCACCCGAACAAACCATTGAAGAGGACATATCCGCACCGTCGCCCGTTGAGGTTCCAGAAGACTCACTAATTGAGGATCCAGAAGACTTGGTGGAATTTCCACCATCCTCATGGATGCTAGACGTGTTCTCGTCTAGTACAAAAGAATGGCAAAAGAGCTTGTTTGTCCGTGAAGGTGAGGCTTTGGACACGGTGGCTACTATACGGCTGGATAGATTGGAACCAACATTTTGGGGGCCGAGGTGGCGCTACGGTGTCTACTGGCGAGGAGCACTCTATGTGCATTGTCGTGGTGCATTTGTTGCAAGGTATACATCGTAAAAAGGCTTACAAAGCTCCCTTAATTTTGAACTCTAGCATTAGTAGTGGCTTTCTCAGGGGGATGTGTCGACACAAACATTGCATCATATCTAGCACTGATAATGTTCTTATTTGCAGGTTATCCTTAAAGGATGGCAAGTACCAACTAGTGAAAACACCAATAGATATCGAGGAAAGCAAGCGTGCACAACCTTGTCTGGGGAAATCAGAAAAAGGGGTTTACTTTGCAACAATTCACGATGAATATCTATTTCGGGTTTGGATTTTAAATGAATCATGTTGTCAGATATCTTGGGCACTGAAGCATCGCGTTGATCTTAATCCATGGGCAACGATATATTTGAACCAGCCTAAGGGAATTGACAAAACTTGGTTCTTATATGGTGATAATAATGAAGATGGAACCAATGGGGATGAGAATTTTGAATGGAATTCTGATGACGATAACGTTCTGAATATTGAAGATGATTATGAGCCTTTCTACAGCCATGTTTCTATCCTCGGATTTCACCCCTACAAAGAGATTGTTTTCTTAGAGGTATCATCATTCAGAGTAGTGGCTTATCATCTGAATAGCTCAAAAGTCCAGTACCTGGGCAGATTACGCCCAAAGGATTATTATCAGTCATTTACAAATGGCATATATGAATCATTTCTGTACACCCCTTGCATGATTGGGGAGCTTTCAAAACGTGCTTGAGATTATTCCTTCACTGGTTGGGTTGGGATCTGGAGATTTAGGTGGAGGGGCAGGGGTGAAGAGCGCAAGGAGCCAGAAGTTTAATCAGATTGATGTTACGGGGTTTTATTTTTGGAAAGAGCTCGAAGCATAGAAGTGAGAATTCAAAGAAGTCGCTAGAAAATAGGATAACCGAATTGGACAGAACTTACTCAGAATTTCCATTTCGTAAACTTCCTTGGTTATTTTGTGCACCTGATCATCTTATGAGTACATTCATCATTTGGGCAAGCGGTGACATTTTACATACTTTTTATGCAGTTGATTGAGTTAATTGTTTTTTCATCTACGGTATAAATACCAGGACATGTTCTTTCATGTTTATTTTTGGTCACGCTCTTTGTTCACTTTTGAACATGAACAAGTAGATATGTGCGTGCTACTGAAATCTGAATCCTAGTCAAATTCTGCACCCTACTGAAATCTATGGTGATCTGTCCGAGCTGTTGTTTTTTACTTAACACTAATTATTAATTGATTAGGCCCGACTTTGGGCTAACCGCTGCATACCTGGCAACAGTGTTAATGAATCATGAAGCCCGTTAGTGGATTAGTGTGTTCAGTTCATGTCGCGTATGTCAGTTTCGTAAATTAGTTTCTGAAGCTTAAGTTCTAGATTTAGTTCCAAAACCGGGACTATCCAATGTCTATGTACCTTGAATCGTCAAAATAGGCTTAAATACGTAATTTTTCTTCAATGATTCTACAAAAATTTGGGCAAAAGGAGCAGTCATAACAGAAACCTATGCTGTGCATTGAGACAATTGCTTCGTGCACATGAATAATATAACGGAAacattaacgcccacacgtgtgggtgtttgcatctcgcccacaagCGTGGATCCGCGTTCATTTGTGGGTgcatgaatcttggcatgtttgtggtgccacgtaggactgggctggtgtgtgggcattcacccgGTCGCTCACACGTCCGTTTCACccacggaggggccggtgtgtgggcgtttagcagttcgcccacacgtcagttttcactcacgcacaagggctggtgtgtgtgggcatttgccatctcgcccacacgcccgtctcctctcccacacccaagctgccagttACCATGCGTTTTgaagtgtacatggcaactgccctagtgtgcttgtaagcagatggcaactctctctttttttacccaacatgtcagttgccatatgttttgcagggtacacggcaactgccctagtgtgcttgtaagtagattacaactctctcttttacccgaacatgttgttttgccatgtctctttgtagcgctacacgacaactgcctagtgttagtaggtggcaactcctaaggttttcaaatcatggcaactgtagtaaaccagaccatacatggcaactgcttagtgttagtaggcggcaacctctaaagttttcaaatcatggcaactatagtaaaccagaccatacatggcaacagctgcagttgtccaaaatggcatctggaacttgacctgagatggcaactgcagttgagcaaccatggcaactgtagttgtccaacatggcaattgtagttcagcgacatggcaactgcaggtaAACGAACattgaagagggtccggaccatggcaactgcgcgGACACGTGGTGACTGTCACGCtgggcgtgcgggaccatgagGTAGGTGGCTGAGAGAGGTCGTGTGGGCGTTATGCATTTTGTCCATACGTAGGCATGTGAGAGGGACCACAATGAGAAAAAGAGGCGTGTGagcgctagttgttttgcccacacgtaggcgtgtgggctggtcctcttagacaccacacaaaacgtgtgggcagatcccttaacgcccacacgtgtggcagttatcgtaaCCCTAATATAATTGCGCCCATGTTTGCTTTTGGTTCTGTTTGGGTATAGCGGTATGCGATTCATTTCTATTTCCTTCATTGGTGGAAGGTGTAAGCTAGTTAGCTCAACATTTTCACCGTCGATCGTTTTGCTCTGCAATCTGAAAATGCAAGGGCCGGCCTGAACATGGAGCATCAACAACAAACCGGGTAAAGTTCTTCAGATGACATGACTTTCATCTTGCGTGTTTTCTTCAGGCTATCAAAATCGTAAGAACATCATTATGCATCCTACTGAAATCTTCTATTGACATTTAGCATCAGTGGCCAGCCCGAGGTAGTTCAGTAGTTGCACTGTTCTTTTGATGAAAGCCAGGCGGTGACGAATTGCAAGTATTCGGTTTGTATACAACTTTGTTTATGAATATTATTTCCAAATTAGCTATAACACATCTTTGTTGTACACATGAACTTATTAGCAACTTTTCACAAAAGAACATGGAAATATATATACATTTGTGAATAGTCAAAAAACGATAGCCTTTGAATACACTACTCCATGCTATGCCGATAGCTGGGTCTAGGCCGTCGGGCTATACCCGGCtacgccgacggcccccgtcggcaaagAATGGTCGTCGGCTTAGCCCAGGCTACGCCTACAACCGCCGTCGGCATACACGGGCCGTCGACATAGCTGCGGGCCCGCCGACCACGCTCGTGACGGGTGGCTAACGGCgtcggatctatgccgacggcgGAGACGGGCGGTCGTCGGCCTAGATACgggtgccacgtcatcgatccaaaGCGCACCGACCAAGACctatgtgtaggatcgaaagtatgtctagagggggtgattagactactttttTTGAGGGTTGGACAGTAGGACCACGTCCTACTGCATGTATATATTAAGGACCCAGAAGGGTGAGTATGTTACAAATGTACAAGGGGAGGGGGGTGTCTCAAGCAATTACAAAGGATAGTCAGAGAACCAGTAGGTTACTATAGTTAGTGGATAGAAGCTAGGATAGCAGGGATGAGGTGTCTCTTATCTACAGGGAGTCTATGAACAATGTTGGCAAAATCGTTCCTAAACCTGGCTAGCCAGCTGTCAACCAAAGGGGTCACATGTCGAAAATAGTTATTGTTCCTTTCCTTCCACAGACTCCAGGCAGCAACTAGGAAAGTGTCCATGAGCATTTTACGTTGATTCCCGGTCTTCAGGTGTTTCAACAGATGTAGCCGATCTCCAGTAGCAGGCCAGGTGATATTGAGCTTGAGCCAGCATCGTGTGCTAAACGTGTAGCGAAAGAAGAGATGCTCAAGGGTTTCTTCCACGTGTTCGCCACAAAGGAGACAGTCTAGGTTGGTCCCAATGTTATAGTGTCTTCTGCTGAGCATATTACGCGTGTTGAGACGATCCACTAGGATAAACCAACCAAAGACTTTGATTTTGGGGACACATTTAGCTTTCCAAAGCCAATGAAACGCCTCGTGGACTTGAAGCTCTCGGAAACAAAATTTGTAGTACGCCGTGGTTTTAAATGTGGATGAGCCCCAGGTGCAAGTCCAAATATCTCTTTCATCCGATAGTTCAGTGGAGGATGCCACACTCTGGATCCTTCTGAGTTCATCATGGGCTTGAGTTAAGAGAGGTAGATGAAAGGCTTCACCGATTTCGGGTACAGTAAGCATATTGCGGACCGATGCATCTTCTCGTAAGGTATATGAGAAAGCCCTAGGGAATTGCTCCTCGAGGATACGAATACACCAGTCATCTTTCCAAAAGAGGGCTGTCTTCCCACTACGAATTTGGATCTTGGTCACACGTCGGTACGTGGGCATGAGCTTGACCAGTTCCCGCCACCAATGAGAGCCACAGGGTGGGGAGGCATGCGGTATATTGTCCACGTAATAGGTTTTCCAAATCAAACTAACCCAAGGGATGTCCAGTTGATTGTAGAATTTGTGTAGTAGTTTGAGCAGCAAGGCATCATTTTGGACTTTGAGGTTGAGAACACCCAGACCACCTTTCTCCTTAGGACGAGAAACCATGTCCCATGCAGCCAAAGAGTTACACTTGTCACCATCATCCGTTTTCTTGATCCATAGGCAATGTCGTCGTATCTTGTCCAATTGTTCAATAATTTTCCTAGGGAGACGGAGAACACCCATGGGGTAGATAGCCAGGGACGTGACAAGCGAGTTCATCAGAGCCAATTTGCCAGCGTAAGACATGAGCGACATGGCGGCCGTGATTTTGCACTCGGCTTTGCAGATCCAAGGGGTCATGTCTGAGATAGAGGGCTTCGTAGTTCCAAGGGGGAGACCAAGGTAGGTGAACGGCATCTTAGCAGTGGTACAACCAAAGATATTTGCAATATGACCACATTTGTCAGCAGGGGTATTTATAGGGATCAAAGTAGATTTGGAGAAATTGATGTGGAGACCCACCGAATCAGCATAGTCTGTGAGAATTTTTTTCAAACGTATCGCTTGAGGCAAACATGCTGGCAAGAGAATTATCGTGTCGTCTGCGTACTGAATGACCGGATAATTAGAAGGCTCTGCTGAGG
Proteins encoded:
- the LOC123096971 gene encoding uncharacterized protein; the encoded protein is MDSTGALPDDALANILRRLPASDLAASRCVRKAWCAVVHAHRLLLPHFLPRAVRGIFVNYIDYSRPRFFARPSTERPAIDGDLGFLPGYNRDFEPIVDHCNGLLIYGNEWRGFFVVNPATRRWERLPRLDAKNYNTYLVFDLAVSPHYQVFAITQVPEKVVPAQPQPVPDKKPPTPFCPAEFFSLFEDAPEVLTKDLEEDCEDGPSELSPEQTIEEDISAPSPVEVPEDSLIEDPEDLVEFPPSSWMLDVFSSSTKEWQKSLFVREGEALDTVATIRLDRLEPTFWGPRWRYGVYWRGALYVHCRGAFVARLSLKDGKYQLVKTPIDIEESKRAQPCLGKSEKGVYFATIHDEYLFRVWILNESCCQISWALKHRVDLNPWATIYLNQPKGIDKTWFLYGDNNEDGTNGDENFEWNSDDDNVLNIEDDYEPFYSHVSILGFHPYKEIVFLEVSSFRVVAYHLNSSKVQYLGRLRPKDYYQSFTNGIYESFLYTPCMIGELSKRA